From a single Sparus aurata chromosome 13, fSpaAur1.1, whole genome shotgun sequence genomic region:
- the gjb1a gene encoding connexin 27.5 — protein MPLTPPAEPDPEPKMNWASFYAVISGVNRHSTGIGRIWLSVLFIFRILVLVVAAESVWGDEKSGFTCNTQQPGCNSVCYDHFFPISHIRLWALQLILVSTPALLVAMHVAHRRHVDKRLYKLSGRTNPKDLEQIKTQKMKITGALWWTYVISLLFRIIFEVTFMYVFYMIYPGYKMIRLVKCDSYPCPNTVDCFVSRPTEKTVFTVFMLAASGVCILLNIAEVVFLVGKACGKHLNNAGDSTLGAWIQQKLCSF, from the exons ATGCCTCTTACACCTCCTGCTGAGCCGG aCCCGGAACCAAAGATGAACTGGGCATCATTTTATGCTGTCATCAGCGGTGTGAACAGACACTCCACAGGCATCGGTCGCATTTGGCTCTCTGTCCTTTTCATTTTCCGCATCCTGGTTCTGGTGGTTGCAGCAGAGAGCGTGTGGGGCGACGAGAAGTCTGGCTTCACCTGCAACACCCAGCAGCCGGGCTGCAACAGCGTCTGCTATGACCACTTCTTCCCCATCTCCCACATCCGCCTCTGGGCGCTCCAGCTCATCCTGGTCTCCACTCCTGCCCTGCTGGTGGCCATGCACGTCGCCCACCGCCGCCACGTCGACAAGAGGCTCTACAAACTGTCTGGGCGGACCAACCCCAAAGACCTGGAGCAGATAAAGACCCAGaagatgaaaatcacaggaGCTCTCTGGTGGACGTACGTCATCAGCCTGCTGTTCCGCATCATCTTCGAGGTCACCTTCATGTACGTGTTTTATATGATCTACCCCGGCTACAAGATGATCCGGCTGGTGAAGTGTGACTCGTACCCCTGTCCCAACACGGTGGACTGCTTCGTGTCGAGGCCCACAGAGAAGACTGTCTTCACCGTGTTCATGCTGGCTGCGTCAGGGGTGTGTATTCTGCTCAACATTGCAGAGGTGGTCTTCTTGGTGGGAAAGGCCTGCGGTAAGCATCTGAACAATGCTGGAGACTCAACTTTGGGGGCCTGGATCCAACAAAAGCTCTGCTCGTTCTAA